The proteins below come from a single Phycisphaeraceae bacterium genomic window:
- the lpxI gene encoding UDP-2,3-diacylglucosamine diphosphatase LpxI (LpxI, functionally equivalent to LpxH, replaces it in LPS biosynthesis in a minority of bacteria.): MARIPVPSTAALTILPDPPGPPTPIGLIAGGGQLPIAIARGLREIGHPVHGLGLSRQYSRDLPRMCSSFHEVALLRIGSWARILRNQGVRHAIMVGNVDKAKLMHDPWRALRNIPDFRTAVAWYRHIRHDRRSHAVLAAIAEELDKEGVSLLDSTFPIPDQIASAGVMTQKRPTPAQMADIEFVWPILSDMLRLDIGQSIAVRDRDVIAVEAVEGTDRMIERVGRLCKARGWVLCKGARVGHDRRSDVPTVGVRTIEHMYANGGRCLAVAVGNVIMLEREKMIDAADRLGVSIIGVSVSIEGPKTAGAVIREAKPLVSSAAR, from the coding sequence ATGGCCCGAATACCCGTACCCTCAACCGCTGCCCTCACGATTCTCCCGGATCCCCCCGGGCCGCCGACGCCGATCGGTCTCATCGCAGGCGGCGGCCAACTCCCAATCGCCATCGCCCGGGGCCTGCGCGAGATAGGGCATCCAGTCCATGGCCTAGGTCTGAGCCGCCAATACAGCCGCGACCTCCCGCGCATGTGCTCTTCATTCCATGAAGTGGCACTCCTACGGATTGGAAGTTGGGCAAGAATCCTCCGCAATCAGGGGGTCCGCCATGCCATCATGGTCGGCAACGTCGACAAAGCAAAACTCATGCACGATCCGTGGCGTGCCTTGAGGAATATACCTGATTTTCGGACGGCTGTCGCATGGTACAGGCACATCCGCCACGATCGGCGGTCGCATGCCGTCCTCGCTGCGATCGCCGAAGAACTCGATAAGGAAGGCGTCTCGCTCCTCGATTCGACGTTCCCGATTCCGGATCAGATCGCCTCGGCCGGAGTGATGACCCAGAAGCGCCCCACCCCTGCCCAGATGGCCGACATCGAATTCGTCTGGCCGATCCTCAGCGATATGCTGCGCCTCGACATCGGGCAATCCATCGCTGTCCGCGATCGCGACGTGATCGCTGTCGAAGCCGTTGAAGGCACGGACCGCATGATCGAACGCGTCGGTCGCTTGTGCAAGGCCCGCGGCTGGGTGCTGTGCAAGGGGGCGAGGGTAGGTCACGATCGTCGAAGCGATGTACCGACTGTCGGCGTGCGCACTATCGAGCACATGTACGCCAATGGCGGACGATGCCTGGCTGTCGCTGTCGGAAACGTCATCATGCTCGAACGCGAAAAAATGATCGATGCTGCTGACCGTCTCGGGGTTTCAATTATCGGCGTGTCGGTCTCAATTGAAGGCCCCAAGACTGCTGGTGCTGTGATTCGTGAAGCAAAGCCTCTCGTCTCGTCGGCAGCACGCTGA
- a CDS encoding tetratricopeptide repeat protein, translated as MNDWVDAEDHVERAHEHYEAGRWDEAESELRHALALNPYQPEWHFNLGLTLEAAGRHKDAADAFRVCHELRDDDAQSALAVGMNLVRDGRAADALFWIERAEKLDPNSVTPLVHKIDALTELGEHEQAEVAFFMGQQIDQNNAELYAAMAESLLERRDFDRAIWCLREASRLDPELLRINARLAQAYAETGRQERARQLYQRELRQDPGDIETLLDLGDLLVDMNRLDEASEKYRRVLEIEPDHPDAHFALGEVAIRHGRSADACVAFDIVIRLDPDHPDARRQLADLLLSSGSADDVRRARELLQTELRAQSRSPKPDPSSLEELGHLLLDADLPREASRVFERLLELRPNDHKALHHMSVAMLEMGQLESGIDSAKAALRLNPRFVPAMHNLALAHLRRGEWLRARYWARQGRVIDPDDASMRRLCVILRIHSVGLIARWMGRACLRGAIIVKGLVTRPARPQTRHLG; from the coding sequence GTGAACGACTGGGTTGACGCTGAAGATCATGTCGAGCGTGCCCACGAGCACTACGAGGCGGGCCGGTGGGATGAAGCCGAGTCCGAACTTCGTCATGCATTGGCCCTGAATCCGTACCAACCCGAATGGCACTTCAATCTTGGTCTGACTCTCGAAGCTGCTGGCAGGCACAAGGACGCTGCGGATGCGTTTCGGGTGTGTCATGAATTGCGCGACGACGATGCGCAATCAGCGCTTGCAGTCGGGATGAATCTGGTGCGTGACGGGCGTGCAGCTGACGCGCTGTTCTGGATCGAGCGCGCCGAAAAGCTCGACCCGAACTCTGTAACACCTCTGGTACACAAGATTGACGCACTGACGGAACTCGGTGAGCACGAGCAGGCAGAAGTCGCGTTCTTCATGGGTCAGCAGATCGACCAGAACAACGCGGAGTTGTATGCAGCAATGGCGGAGTCGTTGCTCGAACGTCGCGATTTTGATCGTGCGATCTGGTGCTTGCGTGAGGCGTCGAGGCTGGACCCTGAACTCCTCCGGATCAACGCTCGACTGGCTCAGGCATATGCCGAGACGGGGCGGCAGGAACGGGCGCGGCAGCTGTATCAGCGCGAACTGCGGCAGGATCCTGGTGATATTGAAACTTTGCTCGACCTTGGTGACTTGCTGGTTGACATGAATCGGCTCGATGAAGCGAGCGAGAAGTATCGGCGCGTGCTGGAGATCGAGCCGGATCACCCTGACGCACACTTTGCCCTGGGCGAAGTGGCCATTCGCCACGGGCGATCGGCCGACGCATGCGTGGCGTTCGATATCGTGATTCGACTCGATCCGGATCATCCTGACGCCAGGCGTCAGTTGGCGGATCTGCTGCTGTCGTCGGGGAGCGCGGACGATGTGCGGCGCGCGAGAGAGTTGCTTCAGACGGAATTGCGTGCCCAGTCGCGATCGCCGAAGCCCGACCCCTCTTCGCTTGAAGAGTTGGGGCATCTTCTGCTCGATGCGGATCTGCCGCGAGAGGCGTCGCGCGTCTTCGAGCGCTTGCTGGAGTTGCGCCCGAACGATCACAAAGCCTTGCATCACATGAGCGTGGCGATGCTGGAGATGGGGCAACTCGAGTCCGGCATCGATTCTGCAAAGGCCGCTCTGCGTTTGAATCCGCGATTTGTGCCAGCGATGCACAACCTCGCGCTCGCGCACCTGCGACGTGGCGAGTGGCTGCGGGCTCGCTATTGGGCCCGGCAGGGTCGGGTAATCGATCCTGACGATGCTTCGATGCGACGCTTGTGCGTGATCCTGCGCATCCATTCGGTGGGGCTGATCGCTCGCTGGATGGGGCGGGCGTGCCTTCGCGGAGCGATCATCGTCAAGGGTCTGGTGACGCGCCCGGCGCGCCCCCAAACCCGGCATTTGGGCTGA
- the obgE gene encoding GTPase ObgE gives MFVDQVVIEVRAGKGGDGCLSFHRGPHLPKGGPDGGDGGRGGDILFYADEGLNTLVDFKGRRHWVAENGEQGRGKQQFGASGKDREIRVPPGTMVFNDQTGELIHDLKAGERVVIARGGRGGFGNEHFKSSINRTPRQFTPGEPGEEFTLRLELKLLADVGIVGLPNAGKSTLLRSLTRATPKVANYPFTTLTPQLGIAMLDDERRIVLADIPGLIEGAADGAGLGHDFLRHVDRTRAIVHLIDALPEQGTPVDNYLLIRSELEQYSPELAEKPEVIAINKADLFPDRPELDEIVREFRRVLRLGADVQVVVVSGASNTGLRELLELLWTMLRGRGKAVAGWVSESSGEGPRASE, from the coding sequence ATGTTCGTCGATCAGGTTGTCATCGAAGTGCGAGCGGGTAAGGGGGGCGATGGATGCCTTTCTTTCCATCGCGGACCTCACCTGCCCAAGGGCGGGCCCGATGGCGGCGACGGCGGACGTGGCGGTGACATCCTCTTCTATGCTGATGAGGGGCTCAATACGCTCGTGGATTTCAAGGGGCGTCGGCACTGGGTCGCGGAAAATGGCGAACAGGGGCGAGGCAAGCAGCAGTTCGGAGCCTCGGGCAAAGATCGTGAAATTCGAGTGCCACCCGGAACCATGGTCTTCAATGACCAGACGGGCGAACTGATTCATGATTTGAAAGCCGGTGAGCGTGTGGTGATTGCGCGTGGCGGGCGCGGCGGGTTCGGTAACGAGCACTTCAAAAGTTCGATCAATCGCACACCAAGGCAGTTCACGCCCGGCGAACCCGGCGAGGAGTTCACGCTCAGGCTCGAACTCAAGCTGCTCGCGGATGTGGGGATCGTGGGCCTGCCCAATGCGGGCAAGTCGACGTTGCTCCGGAGTCTGACTCGCGCGACGCCGAAGGTTGCCAACTATCCGTTCACGACGCTGACGCCGCAACTCGGGATTGCCATGCTCGATGACGAACGGCGGATTGTGCTGGCCGACATCCCGGGACTCATCGAAGGCGCAGCGGATGGTGCTGGCTTGGGGCATGATTTTCTTCGCCATGTAGATCGCACGCGCGCGATCGTCCATCTGATCGACGCGCTGCCCGAGCAGGGAACGCCAGTCGACAACTACCTACTCATTCGGTCCGAACTGGAGCAATACTCGCCGGAACTGGCTGAGAAGCCCGAGGTGATTGCGATCAACAAGGCCGATCTTTTTCCCGATCGCCCTGAGCTCGATGAGATCGTGCGCGAGTTTCGGCGCGTGCTCAGACTTGGTGCTGATGTGCAGGTTGTGGTTGTGAGCGGCGCCTCGAACACGGGCTTGCGCGAACTGCTCGAACTGCTGTGGACGATGCTCCGAGGTCGGGGCAAAGCCGTGGCCGGTTGGGTCTCCGAGTCTTCAGGCGAAGGCCCGCGCGCGAGCGAATGA
- a CDS encoding tetratricopeptide repeat protein, giving the protein MTQAENQDTVEVNQVRTDPVAEVRAHWGRLWQIPGLVVAAGLLIAGLAYALATKPDPDFRPTLRAAATMIEQEQYREAIELLNGRVLPYVGRPELPTRDAGEFHRLIGHAVYNGQQSLGFEHERNYRNALQSLREAETTGLVLSDREQFMIADCYLHLGETDPALARVEQIKNDETLRRRVLKDVISRALRARPPRLSDAEVLLSRMASDPVLPLDEQAWVVDQQAGIEISQGLAEAAITRILRSMPKLTSAGDMARARLHVTLAQAYLDADATDEGWGQLDMAERLVVSADPLEATLRLLRARAHEQRGDYEAARDVYLSVLAHFQPPSVRVRAEHGAAVMEATLGNHSNAQQMYASLVSQCRAGERDAIDVRDAIVAGLLSIFRDQVAQQGVDMSFRYAELAGELFPIEEAPDAVYDALGLAHRLMADRIEELAPKRDGVLGPELDPSTEREVQRHRIRSATYYRLHAMRFVIEDLAKYADSLWTSANLYDAAGDQAEAIETFRRFMEDLPADGRQPEARFRLAQAHAARGQYSEAAALYRSIIDDRDRGRSQSGIGRFANQSHVPLAQVYLLDADPRNDDDAELLLERVLSGQLGGPDATNYVPALIAMSDLWQRRKEYARAIEGYEQVLARGGAASQSPVMTFKLADSYRLNARSIEQVLLGSLTDGERRLLTETRVEHLHRAIELYEQTRARLEAVHAQKRTPIENLAMRNSYFYLGDCAFDLGETDAAVRHYNVARERFPNDPASLVALVQIVNAYVREGNLTSARSANERARIFYESLPPEVWDDPNLPMTRRDWERWLASSSTLYAVGRSD; this is encoded by the coding sequence GTGACACAAGCCGAGAATCAGGACACCGTTGAAGTGAATCAGGTGCGAACCGATCCGGTGGCCGAAGTTCGTGCGCACTGGGGGAGGCTCTGGCAGATTCCCGGATTGGTTGTGGCTGCGGGGCTCTTGATTGCGGGGCTGGCCTATGCGCTTGCGACAAAGCCTGATCCGGACTTTCGCCCGACGCTGCGGGCAGCGGCGACGATGATCGAACAGGAGCAATACCGCGAGGCGATCGAACTTCTCAATGGTCGGGTGCTCCCGTATGTTGGTCGGCCTGAGCTTCCGACGCGTGATGCGGGCGAGTTTCATCGTCTGATTGGGCACGCAGTGTACAACGGGCAGCAGTCGCTCGGATTCGAACATGAGCGCAACTATCGCAATGCGCTGCAATCGCTCCGCGAAGCAGAGACGACGGGGCTTGTGTTGTCTGATCGCGAGCAGTTCATGATCGCAGATTGTTATCTGCATCTGGGGGAGACGGACCCAGCGCTGGCGCGGGTCGAGCAGATCAAGAACGATGAGACACTGCGGCGGCGAGTGCTCAAGGATGTCATCAGCCGAGCGCTCCGCGCCAGGCCTCCACGGTTGAGTGATGCAGAAGTACTGCTTTCTCGCATGGCGTCGGATCCGGTGCTGCCGCTCGATGAGCAGGCATGGGTGGTGGATCAGCAAGCGGGGATCGAGATTTCGCAGGGGCTTGCCGAGGCCGCGATTACGCGTATTTTGCGGTCGATGCCGAAGCTTACGAGCGCTGGTGATATGGCCAGAGCACGGTTGCATGTGACACTTGCACAAGCATACCTGGATGCGGACGCGACCGACGAGGGATGGGGGCAGCTGGACATGGCCGAGCGGTTGGTTGTTTCGGCCGATCCACTTGAAGCAACGCTGCGGCTCTTGCGGGCACGAGCACACGAACAGCGTGGAGACTACGAGGCGGCCAGGGATGTGTATCTGAGTGTGCTGGCGCACTTTCAGCCTCCGTCGGTGCGTGTGCGGGCCGAGCACGGTGCGGCGGTCATGGAAGCCACGCTTGGAAATCACAGCAATGCGCAACAGATGTATGCGAGTCTGGTATCGCAGTGCCGTGCTGGCGAGCGGGATGCGATTGATGTGCGTGACGCGATCGTTGCGGGTTTGCTGTCGATTTTTCGCGATCAGGTTGCGCAGCAGGGTGTGGACATGTCGTTTCGGTATGCCGAACTCGCGGGCGAGTTGTTTCCGATAGAGGAGGCACCTGACGCGGTGTATGACGCCCTCGGGCTTGCGCATCGACTGATGGCCGATCGAATCGAGGAGCTTGCCCCTAAACGTGATGGAGTCCTGGGCCCGGAACTCGATCCATCGACCGAGCGCGAAGTGCAACGGCATCGCATTCGTAGTGCGACCTATTACCGATTGCACGCGATGCGATTTGTGATTGAGGACTTGGCCAAGTATGCCGATTCACTATGGACATCGGCGAATCTGTACGACGCTGCGGGCGATCAGGCCGAGGCGATTGAAACGTTTCGGCGCTTCATGGAAGACTTGCCCGCAGATGGCCGCCAGCCTGAGGCGAGATTTCGGTTGGCGCAGGCCCATGCAGCCCGTGGGCAGTACTCGGAGGCTGCGGCGCTGTACCGATCGATCATCGACGATCGAGACCGAGGGCGATCGCAGTCGGGGATCGGGCGCTTTGCGAATCAGAGTCATGTGCCGCTTGCGCAGGTGTACCTTCTCGATGCCGATCCGCGCAACGATGATGATGCTGAGTTGCTTCTCGAGCGCGTGCTGAGCGGGCAGTTGGGCGGCCCGGATGCGACGAACTACGTCCCGGCGTTGATCGCGATGTCGGATCTGTGGCAACGGCGCAAGGAGTACGCCCGCGCGATCGAGGGGTATGAGCAGGTGCTGGCGCGTGGCGGGGCGGCTTCGCAGTCACCAGTCATGACGTTCAAGCTTGCCGACTCGTACCGTCTGAACGCCCGCTCGATCGAGCAGGTTCTTTTGGGATCGCTCACGGACGGCGAACGGCGACTGCTGACCGAAACGCGTGTCGAGCACCTGCATCGCGCGATCGAGCTGTACGAGCAGACACGAGCGAGGCTCGAAGCGGTGCATGCGCAGAAGCGAACTCCGATCGAGAATCTGGCGATGCGGAACTCATACTTCTATCTCGGGGATTGTGCGTTCGACCTGGGCGAGACGGACGCTGCGGTACGGCATTACAACGTTGCGCGTGAACGCTTCCCGAATGATCCTGCCTCGCTTGTGGCGCTTGTGCAGATTGTCAATGCGTATGTTCGCGAGGGCAATCTGACGAGCGCGCGATCTGCCAACGAGCGGGCAAGAATATTTTACGAGAGTCTTCCGCCTGAGGTGTGGGATGATCCGAACCTTCCGATGACCCGGCGCGACTGGGAGCGTTGGCTGGCTTCGTCGTCGACGTTGTATGCTGTTGGGAGGAGCGACTAA
- a CDS encoding methyltransferase domain-containing protein — translation MEPCEFVSRGGLKLRHALTVFAIDVSGLVCVDLGCSTGGFTDCLLRAGAERVYAVDTGYGVLDWKLRNDPRVRVIERANALHVPVPVDALERGGVDLAVIDLGWTRQMHALPAAARWLCPGGRIITLIKPHYEQGTSRRANEAVLADDKAEAVLATVLADMAQAGFEAQRVVESPIRGGKKLNKGNREWLALVVVEPTQPDQ, via the coding sequence ATGGAACCGTGCGAGTTCGTCAGCCGGGGCGGTCTCAAACTGCGCCACGCACTGACTGTTTTTGCTATTGACGTCTCAGGCCTCGTCTGCGTCGATCTTGGGTGCAGCACAGGGGGATTCACAGACTGCCTCCTTCGGGCCGGTGCCGAGCGTGTGTACGCAGTTGACACGGGCTATGGCGTTCTCGACTGGAAACTCCGCAACGATCCGCGCGTGCGCGTCATAGAACGAGCGAATGCGCTGCATGTGCCCGTGCCGGTCGACGCACTCGAACGCGGCGGCGTTGACCTCGCAGTGATCGACCTCGGCTGGACCAGGCAAATGCACGCGCTGCCGGCTGCGGCCCGTTGGTTATGTCCAGGTGGCCGCATCATCACACTCATCAAGCCTCACTACGAGCAGGGCACTTCGCGGCGGGCAAACGAAGCCGTACTGGCCGACGACAAAGCCGAGGCCGTGCTCGCCACCGTTCTCGCGGACATGGCCCAGGCCGGATTTGAAGCGCAGCGCGTTGTTGAAAGCCCGATTCGAGGCGGCAAGAAACTTAATAAGGGAAATCGCGAATGGCTCGCACTGGTTGTAGTCGAGCCTACGCAACCTGATCAATGA
- a CDS encoding transcriptional repressor, which translates to MKCRERAMHIECSDDSIRALFRERDVRYTRQRAVIYRALASTDQHPTAEDLFSAVRLSESGMSLATVYNTLDLLTASGLCRRLPASPGAGPCRYDADVSPHVHVVVESGGLMDVPDDLSRQLLSRVGPETLAELEARLGVRITGVDLRLTGTRQNA; encoded by the coding sequence ATGAAGTGCCGCGAGCGAGCCATGCACATCGAATGTTCGGATGACAGCATCCGTGCTCTTTTTCGAGAGCGGGACGTTCGCTATACGCGCCAGCGGGCGGTGATTTATCGAGCGCTCGCCTCGACCGACCAACACCCCACGGCTGAGGATCTATTCAGCGCAGTCCGGTTGAGCGAGTCGGGGATGAGTCTGGCGACGGTGTACAACACGCTCGATCTCCTGACGGCCAGCGGGCTGTGTCGCAGATTGCCGGCGTCTCCAGGCGCAGGCCCCTGCCGCTATGACGCGGATGTGTCGCCGCATGTTCATGTGGTGGTCGAGTCTGGTGGCCTGATGGATGTGCCCGATGACTTGAGTCGCCAACTGCTCTCGCGAGTGGGCCCCGAGACTCTGGCCGAACTTGAAGCACGGCTTGGTGTGCGGATCACAGGGGTCGATTTGCGTTTGACCGGAACACGACAAAACGCGTAA
- a CDS encoding RDD family protein: protein MIDLRRISVLIVMTSIMAIGAVSEIACGQIAAASPVNAATGQSHAWAIIGDDRQVGSARSYVLLHAPPRHGVGAASAGSVQVARVFDEMPRAIGAYRNKVYLAFELQGRDGVARVRVRALDAVWRGRVWVYEPRDRLEAHPLLSARGTVVALSIAPERIVVVMLQSDDSLSAHALELGAWKQIELPAAYVRANDTNGQHGEVAFHIGGLDVLAMRDGDETRLSVLDPTGVNVPVASASFGSEAVLVPIWCDGPRMLGVRWADAEDARAKGRLLRFESIEVSMSSGAVLHAGEVPREGALPTGEVRVLGIMLVALLISVLVIVLRRSRDDGSISLPAHTALAEPLRRILASALDFGLAAQVAGVVFGLSFWEIISLLVMVPVDGAWAAVPATFGVGLVIGTLSESFSGRSIGKWLVGCRVVRVHGTIEHPYRVGFGRSLVRNAIKWTLPPVAALALFDPNGRHRGDQIAGVAVVVQLEPDNPRT from the coding sequence ATGATCGATCTTCGCAGAATCAGCGTGCTGATTGTAATGACATCGATCATGGCGATCGGTGCGGTGTCGGAGATTGCCTGCGGGCAGATTGCCGCAGCCAGCCCGGTGAATGCAGCGACTGGTCAGAGCCACGCTTGGGCGATCATTGGAGATGACCGACAAGTCGGAAGCGCACGGTCCTATGTGCTTCTGCATGCTCCGCCTCGCCACGGAGTGGGCGCGGCGTCGGCGGGATCTGTGCAGGTTGCGAGAGTGTTTGATGAAATGCCCCGCGCAATCGGTGCGTATCGCAACAAGGTCTACCTGGCGTTTGAGTTGCAGGGGCGCGATGGCGTCGCGCGAGTGCGTGTGCGTGCGCTCGATGCCGTCTGGCGTGGGCGGGTGTGGGTGTATGAGCCGCGCGATCGGCTTGAAGCACATCCACTGCTCAGTGCACGGGGGACGGTTGTGGCGCTCTCGATCGCACCGGAACGCATTGTCGTTGTGATGCTGCAGAGTGATGATTCACTGTCGGCTCACGCGCTCGAACTCGGGGCGTGGAAGCAGATCGAACTGCCGGCCGCGTATGTTCGCGCGAATGACACAAACGGGCAACACGGCGAGGTGGCGTTTCACATTGGTGGGCTCGACGTTCTCGCGATGCGTGATGGCGATGAAACACGATTGTCGGTGTTAGATCCAACCGGGGTGAACGTGCCTGTGGCATCGGCCAGTTTTGGATCAGAGGCGGTGCTGGTGCCGATCTGGTGCGATGGGCCTCGCATGCTGGGCGTGCGATGGGCGGATGCGGAGGATGCACGAGCCAAGGGACGATTGTTGCGATTTGAGTCGATCGAGGTATCGATGTCGTCGGGCGCTGTTTTGCACGCGGGCGAAGTACCACGCGAGGGAGCACTGCCGACAGGTGAGGTCCGCGTGCTCGGGATTATGCTGGTCGCGCTGCTGATCTCGGTTCTGGTGATCGTGCTCAGGCGGTCGCGCGATGATGGTTCTATCAGTCTGCCAGCGCACACAGCTCTGGCCGAGCCTTTGCGGCGGATTCTGGCATCGGCGTTGGACTTTGGCCTCGCGGCGCAAGTTGCAGGGGTTGTCTTTGGTTTAAGTTTCTGGGAGATTATTTCGCTTCTGGTGATGGTGCCGGTTGATGGCGCATGGGCTGCGGTGCCCGCGACGTTCGGGGTGGGGCTTGTAATCGGGACTTTGTCCGAGAGTTTCAGTGGCCGGTCGATCGGCAAGTGGTTGGTCGGGTGCCGGGTAGTGCGCGTGCATGGCACGATCGAGCACCCGTATCGCGTCGGGTTTGGGCGTTCGCTTGTGCGCAACGCGATCAAGTGGACATTGCCGCCGGTTGCGGCACTTGCGCTGTTCGATCCGAATGGGCGCCACCGGGGCGATCAGATCGCTGGCGTGGCTGTTGTTGTCCAGCTGGAGCCCGATAATCCGAGAACGTGA
- a CDS encoding PilZ domain-containing protein yields MSRSRPVKQRIERRAFERFATAPMYTTISARTLEEQNFTRHGHAYDISEGGVRFELDEPIEPGTAVAVQISLPAAAFEAGDIGPGRAIFVIGNVVWCDTDEPGPCKLAVAFSRFARSGDRDRLLRPFQTRSLRRVA; encoded by the coding sequence ATGAGCAGGAGTCGACCGGTGAAGCAGCGCATTGAACGCAGGGCTTTTGAGCGGTTCGCGACCGCACCGATGTACACCACTATTTCAGCCCGAACACTTGAAGAGCAGAACTTCACGCGGCACGGGCACGCCTACGACATCAGCGAGGGGGGTGTGCGGTTCGAACTCGATGAACCGATTGAGCCCGGGACGGCGGTGGCGGTGCAGATCTCGCTTCCCGCAGCCGCGTTTGAGGCTGGTGATATCGGCCCCGGACGGGCGATTTTCGTGATCGGCAATGTGGTGTGGTGCGACACCGACGAGCCTGGGCCTTGCAAATTGGCAGTAGCGTTTTCGCGGTTTGCCCGGTCGGGTGATCGCGATCGCCTGCTCAGGCCGTTCCAGACGCGGAGTCTGCGCCGCGTTGCCTGA